The DNA segment ACAAGGTTTTCCTCTATGGTGAAGCTCGCAGCCACAATCCTGGAAAATTAGAACGTGTATGTAAAGATATCCATCATGCCCTGGAGAGCACCATAGCACGGTATGCGGAGCAGGGTGCTCGGCTGGAATATACTTGCGAAAAAGAGTACGAAGCCTTCAGAGTGGGCGAAAACGATCCCATAGTAATCTTGACCAAAAAAGCCTTGCAAAAGCTGAATATCTCCTGCCAACCTACAGTTGGCGGCGGCGGCAGCGATGCTAACATCATCTTTGCCACGGGTCTCCCGATGGTCATTACCGGAACGGGGATGGATAAAGTTCACACAGTTCATGAAAACATAAAAACCGACCAGTTGCTAAAGGGTACTGCCTTCATCGAGGAATTGGTACGTGTATATAGCGAAGGCTAAACAATGAACACAATCTGCCTGATCGGTTATGGCAAGATGGGCAGAATGCTCCATCAGTTGGCTCCGGACAAGGGCTTTGAAGTAGTAGGTATTATCGATCCAGCCTGGGATGGCGCTGTGCGAGAAATAAGCCCGGAAAGCCTGAATAACGCAGATGTTGCCATCGAATTCAGCCATCCATCCGTGGTGTTGAACAATTTGGAACGGCTGATCAAACTGAGGCAGACCTGTGTGATCGGTACCACTGGGTGGCATCAGGAATTGCCTCGCATCATGGAAAAAGCAAAAGCCAGCGGCATCGGCATGGTTTATGGCGCAAACTTCTCTTTGGGGATGAACCTGTTTTCCAGATTGATCGCAGATGCAGTGAAGCTGATGGACAAATTTGACGATTACGACCTTCTGGCATGGGAGCAACATCATGCTCAGAAAGCGGATAGCCCTTCCGGCACGGCGGTGGAATTGGCGAAACTGATCCTGGATAATAGCTCCCGCAAGAGCAAGGTGGTTTGGGACAGGCTGGAACGGCGCCCGGAAGCAGATGAGCTTCATTTTGCCAGTATGCGGGGCGGAAAGATACCTGGGACTCATGTCTTGGCTTTCGACAGCGAGGCAGATACCATTGAGCTAAGCCACGTAGTGCGATCCCGTGCAACCTTCGCTTTGGGTGCTTTACAGGCGGCAAAATGGATTGCCGGGAAAAAAGGTGTATTTAACTTTAAGGATCTGATAGCGGATATACTATGCTGATCCCTTTCATCAAGATGCAAGCTCAGGGCAATGACTTTGTAGTGTTGGATGTTTTTGAACAATCATTATCTGAGGTCGATTTTCATGCTTTGGCTATTGCTGTCTGCGAGCGTCATTTTGGAGTGGGAGCCGATGGTTTGGTGCTAATGTCTCCATGCCTGGAAGCAGACGCC comes from the Candidatus Cloacimonadota bacterium genome and includes:
- the dapB gene encoding 4-hydroxy-tetrahydrodipicolinate reductase → MNTICLIGYGKMGRMLHQLAPDKGFEVVGIIDPAWDGAVREISPESLNNADVAIEFSHPSVVLNNLERLIKLRQTCVIGTTGWHQELPRIMEKAKASGIGMVYGANFSLGMNLFSRLIADAVKLMDKFDDYDLLAWEQHHAQKADSPSGTAVELAKLILDNSSRKSKVVWDRLERRPEADELHFASMRGGKIPGTHVLAFDSEADTIELSHVVRSRATFALGALQAAKWIAGKKGVFNFKDLIADILC